A window from Lachnoanaerobaculum umeaense encodes these proteins:
- a CDS encoding phospho-sugar mutase, with protein MNELTKKAYETWKNADLADEALVKEMASIANDDEAINDRFYKELAFGTGGLRGVLGVGSNRMNIYTVGKASRGLANYINSIAENPKLAISYDSRNNSDVFARRAASIFAGAGIKVYIWKELMPTPALSFAVRELGCDGGIMVTASHNPAKYNGYKVYGADGCQIANEAADRILDEINSVDTFSDYELVDFEEGLKSGIIEYISEDTFNAFMDAVSTQTFIGDDIDKNVKIAYTPLYGTGLRCVTTCLKKNGFTNIEIVKEQATPNGDFPTCPYPNPEIREALEVGLNVAKEVGADILIATDPDCDRVGIAIKQGDDFRLFSGNEVGVLLTDFIAKRKVAMGVMPEKPVVVKTIVTTDLVNRVADDYGIETRDVLTGFKYIGDQIANLEKDGEVDRYLLGFEESYGYLSGSYVRDKDAVNGAYLIAQMFAYYKSENKSLLDVLNGLYEKYGYYLNTLYSFEFEGESGMKKMDEIMNKFRNNTPKDIAGIKILEVRDYETSTQTILGTGEKKEIDLPKSNVIKYMLDGNSCAVLRPSGTEPKLKLYLAISSENEASARELESKIANDIKKSLA; from the coding sequence ATGAACGAACTTACAAAAAAGGCTTATGAGACTTGGAAAAATGCTGATTTAGCGGATGAGGCACTGGTAAAAGAGATGGCATCCATTGCAAATGATGATGAGGCTATTAATGACAGATTCTACAAGGAATTAGCATTCGGTACCGGAGGTCTTAGAGGCGTACTTGGTGTGGGAAGCAACAGAATGAATATTTACACTGTTGGAAAGGCGAGTAGAGGTCTTGCAAACTATATAAATTCAATTGCAGAAAATCCAAAACTTGCGATATCTTATGACAGTAGAAATAACTCTGATGTATTTGCAAGGAGAGCGGCAAGTATATTTGCAGGAGCAGGAATCAAGGTATATATCTGGAAAGAGCTTATGCCTACACCGGCACTTTCTTTCGCAGTAAGAGAGTTAGGATGTGACGGCGGTATTATGGTAACAGCCAGCCATAATCCGGCAAAGTATAATGGATATAAGGTATATGGAGCTGACGGATGTCAGATAGCCAATGAGGCGGCAGACAGAATACTTGATGAGATCAACAGTGTGGATACATTCTCAGACTATGAGCTTGTTGATTTTGAAGAGGGACTTAAGTCAGGTATTATTGAATATATAAGTGAAGATACATTTAACGCATTTATGGATGCTGTTTCAACACAGACCTTTATAGGTGATGATATTGACAAGAATGTAAAGATTGCTTATACACCGCTTTACGGAACAGGTTTAAGATGTGTTACAACCTGTCTTAAGAAAAACGGATTTACAAATATTGAGATAGTAAAAGAGCAGGCTACTCCAAATGGAGATTTCCCAACCTGTCCATACCCAAATCCGGAGATAAGAGAAGCTCTTGAGGTTGGTCTTAATGTAGCTAAGGAAGTAGGAGCGGATATTCTTATTGCAACAGATCCGGACTGTGACAGAGTGGGTATTGCCATAAAGCAGGGAGATGATTTCAGACTGTTCTCAGGTAATGAAGTAGGAGTTTTACTTACAGACTTTATTGCAAAGAGAAAAGTTGCTATGGGTGTAATGCCGGAAAAACCCGTAGTTGTAAAGACAATAGTTACTACAGATCTTGTAAATAGAGTTGCAGATGACTATGGTATTGAGACCAGAGATGTACTTACAGGATTTAAGTATATCGGTGATCAGATAGCAAATCTTGAAAAAGATGGCGAAGTAGACAGATATCTCCTGGGCTTTGAGGAGAGTTACGGATATCTTTCAGGAAGCTATGTAAGAGATAAGGATGCTGTAAATGGAGCATATTTGATTGCACAGATGTTTGCATACTATAAATCCGAGAATAAGTCATTACTTGATGTACTTAACGGATTATATGAGAAATACGGATATTATCTGAATACACTTTATTCATTTGAGTTTGAAGGTGAGAGTGGAATGAAGAAGATGGACGAGATAATGAATAAGTTCAGAAATAATACTCCTAAGGATATAGCAGGTATTAAGATCTTAGAAGTAAGAGACTATGAGACTTCTACACAGACCATACTTGGTACAGGTGAGAAAAAGGAAATTGACTTGCCAAAGTCAAATGTTATCAAGTATATGCTGGATGGCAACTCCTGTGCAGTACTTAGACCTTCAGGAACGGAGCCGAAGTTAAAACTCTACCTTGCTATAAGCAGTGAGAATGAAGCAAGTGCAAGAGAACTTGAGAGTAAAATCGCAAATGATATTAAGAAAAGCTTAGCTTAA
- a CDS encoding ACT domain-containing protein, translating to MEQNIKYYVVKDKAVPEVLIKVVEAKRLLTADKMMTVKEATDKCGISRSSFYKYKDDIFPFDDSSKGRNITLSIQISDEMGLLSELLAVVAKYHANILTIHQTIPVSGVATISLSIEVLKDTGDLSKMVDEIGNLDGIFDIKILARE from the coding sequence ATGGAGCAAAATATCAAATATTATGTGGTAAAAGATAAGGCAGTACCCGAGGTGCTCATTAAGGTGGTTGAGGCCAAGCGACTGTTGACTGCGGATAAAATGATGACCGTAAAGGAAGCTACAGATAAATGTGGCATAAGCAGAAGTTCATTTTATAAATATAAAGATGATATATTTCCATTTGATGATTCTTCAAAGGGAAGGAATATCACCCTTTCTATCCAAATATCGGATGAGATGGGACTTCTATCAGAGCTTTTAGCAGTGGTTGCAAAGTATCATGCCAATATCTTGACAATACATCAGACTATACCTGTAAGTGGTGTAGCAACGATTTCTTTGTCTATAGAGGTTTTAAAGGATACCGGAGACTTATCTAAGATGGTAGATGAGATTGGAAATTTAGATGGTATCTTTGATATAAAAATATTAGCCAGGGAGTAA
- a CDS encoding homoserine dehydrogenase — translation MFNIAILGLGTVGSGVYEVIKENNALLKEKTGEDIIVKRILDLREFPGTEWESLLVHDIKEIIEDKDIDVVVETMGGTSPAFEFVRDALLAGKHVTTSNKALVAAHGTELLKIARERNVNFFFEASVGGGIPIIRTLTESYAGEHFKEITGILNGTTNYILTKMDAEGESFEKALATAQDLGYAERNPEADVEGHDTCRKIAILSSLATGKKVNFEEIHTEGITKIDTVDFEYAKHLNTSIKLFGDAKFENDKVFAFVAPVMVESDHPLFMVNDVFNGIMVEGNMLGKSMLYGSGAGKLPTASAVVADIVAIAKNKDGNVSFGWGDKKQEVVDMQETSHRYFVRFMGRDGDFIEKCKTSFRDAKEVYLDGKDEFALITGVMKEKDFLATVKHK, via the coding sequence ATGTTTAACATTGCAATATTAGGGCTTGGAACTGTAGGCTCAGGAGTATATGAAGTTATAAAAGAAAATAATGCACTTTTAAAGGAAAAGACAGGTGAGGATATCATAGTAAAAAGAATCCTAGACTTGCGTGAGTTTCCGGGAACTGAGTGGGAAAGCTTATTAGTACATGATATTAAAGAAATCATAGAGGATAAGGATATAGATGTAGTAGTAGAGACAATGGGTGGAACATCTCCGGCATTTGAGTTTGTAAGAGATGCTTTGCTTGCAGGTAAGCATGTAACTACTTCAAACAAGGCTTTGGTAGCGGCACATGGTACAGAGCTTTTAAAGATTGCAAGAGAAAGAAATGTAAACTTCTTTTTTGAAGCAAGTGTAGGTGGAGGTATTCCTATTATTAGAACTTTAACTGAGAGCTATGCCGGAGAGCATTTCAAAGAGATCACAGGTATATTAAATGGTACTACAAATTATATACTTACAAAGATGGACGCTGAGGGTGAAAGCTTTGAAAAGGCACTTGCTACAGCACAGGATCTGGGATATGCAGAGAGAAATCCTGAGGCAGATGTGGAAGGACATGATACTTGTAGAAAGATAGCAATACTTTCATCTCTTGCAACAGGTAAGAAAGTAAACTTTGAGGAGATTCACACAGAGGGTATTACCAAAATAGATACCGTTGACTTTGAATATGCAAAGCATCTGAATACATCAATAAAACTTTTTGGAGATGCAAAGTTTGAAAATGACAAGGTATTTGCTTTTGTAGCACCGGTTATGGTTGAGAGTGATCATCCATTGTTTATGGTAAATGATGTATTCAATGGCATTATGGTGGAAGGAAATATGCTTGGAAAGAGCATGTTATATGGAAGCGGTGCAGGAAAATTGCCTACCGCAAGTGCTGTAGTAGCTGATATTGTTGCTATTGCTAAGAACAAGGATGGAAATGTTTCTTTTGGCTGGGGTGATAAAAAGCAGGAAGTTGTAGACATGCAGGAAACAAGCCACAGATACTTTGTAAGATTTATGGGCAGAGATGGAGATTTTATAGAGAAATGTAAGACATCATTCCGTGATGCAAAAGAAGTGTATTTGGATGGAAAAGATGAGTTCGCTTTGATAACAGGAGTAATGAAGGAAAAAGATTTCCTTGCTACTGTCAAGCATAAATGA
- a CDS encoding ISNCY family transposase, translating to MDEQRKYEVIKGLVDHPDTANKDRAALILGCTKRHINRMIQGYIKDGKAFFIHGNRGKKPATTICPDVRSQVLDLYRTKYYEANFEHFTELLKKHEGISISSSSVMSILESEYILSPKATKAKRRRIKQTLRAKKEAATSKRELSQIQANLVAVEDAHSRRPRCAYFGELLQMDATPYEWVPGQIWHLHLAIDDASGVVTGAWFDTQETLNGYYHVFEQILTDYGIPYKFLTDKRTVFTYKKKGALSDDKDTYTQFAYACKQLGTQLESSSIPQAKGRIERLNQTLQSRLPIELRLAGVTDIHKANEFLHSYIKEFNEKFSLPLYGIKSVFETQPSKEKINLTLAVLTERTVDAGHAIQFEKKFYKMIDHKGVQIHYRKGTKVMLIKAFDRSMFACVNDKDIYALEEIPAHEHKSKDLDADYKQPKPRKPYIPPMNHPWRLDAFNKFAHSQPHRIEEDIKSA from the coding sequence ATGGATGAACAAAGAAAGTATGAAGTTATCAAAGGTCTGGTAGATCACCCCGATACAGCTAATAAGGATAGAGCTGCTCTTATCCTAGGATGCACCAAAAGACATATAAACCGTATGATACAGGGTTATATTAAAGATGGTAAAGCATTCTTTATTCATGGTAACAGAGGTAAGAAGCCGGCTACCACTATCTGTCCTGATGTCAGAAGTCAAGTCCTTGATCTATACAGAACCAAATACTACGAAGCTAACTTTGAACACTTTACAGAGCTTCTAAAAAAGCATGAAGGCATAAGTATCTCTTCTTCCTCTGTAATGAGTATTTTGGAGTCAGAATATATTCTATCTCCAAAGGCTACAAAAGCTAAGCGTAGACGCATTAAGCAAACTCTCAGAGCTAAGAAGGAAGCTGCAACATCAAAAAGGGAATTATCACAGATACAAGCTAACTTAGTAGCAGTTGAAGATGCTCACAGTCGTCGTCCAAGATGTGCTTATTTTGGTGAATTGCTACAGATGGATGCTACCCCTTATGAATGGGTGCCGGGACAGATATGGCATCTACATTTGGCTATTGATGATGCCTCAGGTGTTGTCACAGGTGCCTGGTTTGATACTCAGGAGACTCTTAATGGATACTACCATGTATTTGAGCAGATTCTTACTGATTATGGTATTCCCTATAAGTTTCTTACCGATAAACGAACTGTATTTACTTACAAGAAAAAAGGTGCCTTATCTGACGACAAAGACACCTATACACAGTTTGCATACGCCTGTAAGCAACTTGGCACACAGCTTGAATCAAGCAGTATACCACAAGCTAAAGGACGTATAGAACGATTGAATCAAACCTTACAGTCACGCCTGCCTATTGAGCTAAGGCTCGCAGGCGTAACCGATATCCATAAAGCCAATGAATTCCTTCACTCCTACATAAAAGAATTCAATGAGAAGTTCTCACTTCCACTTTATGGTATCAAATCTGTCTTTGAAACGCAACCGTCTAAAGAAAAAATAAATCTTACTTTGGCGGTTTTAACTGAGAGAACTGTTGATGCCGGACATGCGATTCAATTTGAGAAAAAATTTTATAAGATGATAGATCACAAGGGAGTGCAGATCCATTATCGAAAAGGTACCAAGGTTATGCTTATCAAGGCATTTGATAGGTCTATGTTTGCGTGCGTAAATGACAAAGATATTTATGCACTGGAAGAAATACCGGCTCATGAACATAAATCTAAGGACTTGGACGCTGACTACAAACAGCCAAAGCCTAGAAAGCCTTATATACCGCCTATGAACCATCCTTGGAGATTGGATGCCTTTAATAAATTCGCACACTCACAGCCACACAGAATTGAAGAAGACATAAAAAGTGCATAA
- a CDS encoding DUF2752 domain-containing protein, with amino-acid sequence MVNIFNSLIRFGFPCVFHEMTGFYCPGCGSTRSARFLIRGDLGRSFIYNPIVPYTVIATFIFFIFVVKYKISGKNLNKEKIGLPMLYIGVIILLLNWIIKDWLLIFRGIDLLK; translated from the coding sequence ATGGTAAATATATTTAATAGTCTTATAAGATTTGGGTTTCCATGTGTATTTCATGAGATGACAGGCTTTTATTGTCCGGGGTGTGGAAGCACCAGATCTGCGAGGTTTTTGATAAGAGGTGATTTGGGTAGAAGTTTTATTTATAATCCTATAGTACCTTATACTGTTATTGCAACTTTTATTTTTTTCATTTTTGTAGTAAAGTATAAGATTAGTGGCAAGAATCTTAACAAAGAAAAGATTGGATTGCCAATGTTATACATCGGAGTCATTATATTGCTTTTAAACTGGATAATAAAGGACTGGTTATTGATTTTTAGAGGCATAGACTTACTTAAATAG
- a CDS encoding leucyl-tRNA synthetase produces MKGTEDIKKKRWENRALVLGIASILSNLCSFPISGVPMGVPIGIFAIAFAFISAKDGMRGKAVAGMITGILGVMMGLAIYFMILFLVASLKDPRFLSQFKPEQIKLLQDYIQLYIAH; encoded by the coding sequence ATGAAGGGTACTGAAGATATTAAAAAGAAAAGATGGGAAAATAGGGCCTTGGTATTAGGAATAGCGTCAATACTGTCAAACTTATGCTCTTTTCCTATATCAGGAGTTCCTATGGGTGTTCCAATTGGAATATTTGCTATTGCCTTTGCTTTCATTTCTGCAAAGGATGGAATGAGGGGAAAAGCTGTTGCCGGAATGATTACAGGAATACTTGGGGTGATGATGGGTTTGGCCATATATTTTATGATACTTTTTCTTGTGGCCAGTTTAAAGGACCCAAGGTTTTTAAGTCAGTTCAAACCTGAGCAGATTAAACTTTTACAAGATTATATTCAACTGTATATAGCACATTGA
- a CDS encoding Tex family protein: protein MEDKKLTDIIKILAEELGIKTTQVEATIKLIDEGNTIPFISRYRKEVTGSLNDEILRQFDERLKYLRNLEEKKEQVLSAIEEQGKLTEELRKDIEAALTLVAVDDLYRPFRPKRRTRAMIAIEKGLENFANDIYEEKLGTPALEEAKKYLSDKEGLEVETPEDAIAGAMDIIAEKISDDAAFRNKIRDLSFKQGILTSVAKDETVESVYENYYNFAESVSKTAGYKILAINRGEEEKILTVKLDPPVEEIIRYLEKCIIKKHNVHTEQILKDTIDDAYKRLIAPSIERDIRSSLTEKAEDEAIKVFGKNLTQLLMQPPVAGRVVLGWDPAFRTGCKLAVVDETGKVLDTKVIFPTAPQNKVAESKKILKELIKKYNISLISLGNGTASRESEAVIVELIKEVDTKLEYIIVNEAGASVYSASKLATEEFPNFDVGQRSAASIARRLEDPLAELVKIDPKSIGVGQYQHDMNQKKLSEALSGVVEDCVNKVGVDLNTASAPLLEYISGISKAVAKNIVVYREENGSFKTRKELLKVSKLGPKAFEQCAGFLRINDGKEPLDMTSVHPESYEATKKLLESIGYSSKDITVAGLNGISKKITDFKKVSDEIGIGEITLKDIVKELEKPGRDPRDEMQKPILRTDVMEMEDLKEGMVLKGTVRNVIDFGAFVDIGVHQDGLVHISKLSKKFIKHPLEAVSVGDIVEVRVDSVDLKKKRIALSMVLD, encoded by the coding sequence ATGGAGGATAAAAAATTGACTGATATAATAAAAATACTTGCAGAAGAACTTGGAATAAAGACCACACAGGTAGAAGCTACTATAAAGCTTATAGATGAAGGTAATACTATTCCATTTATTTCCAGATATAGAAAAGAGGTAACAGGCTCATTAAATGATGAGATACTAAGACAATTTGATGAGAGATTAAAGTACCTCAGAAATCTTGAAGAGAAAAAAGAACAGGTATTGTCTGCAATAGAGGAGCAGGGTAAGCTTACAGAGGAATTAAGAAAAGATATTGAAGCTGCACTTACTCTGGTGGCAGTGGATGATCTTTACAGACCGTTTAGACCTAAGAGACGTACACGAGCTATGATTGCCATTGAAAAAGGCCTTGAAAATTTCGCGAATGATATTTATGAGGAAAAGCTTGGAACACCTGCACTAGAGGAAGCAAAAAAATATCTTTCAGATAAAGAAGGTCTTGAGGTGGAAACACCTGAAGATGCTATAGCAGGTGCTATGGATATTATTGCCGAAAAGATTTCGGATGATGCGGCTTTTAGAAATAAGATAAGAGATTTGTCGTTTAAGCAGGGTATACTGACTTCTGTGGCAAAGGATGAAACTGTAGAATCTGTATATGAAAACTATTACAATTTTGCAGAGAGTGTTTCAAAAACAGCAGGATATAAGATACTTGCCATCAACAGAGGAGAAGAAGAAAAAATACTTACAGTAAAACTTGACCCTCCGGTTGAGGAGATTATCAGATATCTGGAAAAATGCATTATAAAAAAGCATAATGTACATACTGAGCAGATACTTAAGGATACTATTGATGATGCATATAAGAGGCTTATTGCACCTTCAATAGAAAGAGATATCAGATCAAGTCTTACAGAAAAGGCAGAGGATGAGGCCATAAAGGTATTTGGAAAGAATCTTACTCAGCTTTTGATGCAGCCTCCTGTAGCCGGTAGAGTGGTACTTGGTTGGGATCCGGCTTTTAGAACAGGATGTAAGCTTGCAGTAGTTGATGAGACCGGAAAGGTGCTTGATACAAAAGTTATCTTCCCTACAGCACCGCAAAATAAAGTTGCAGAGTCAAAGAAAATATTAAAAGAGCTTATAAAGAAATATAATATAAGTCTTATTTCACTTGGAAACGGTACTGCTTCCAGAGAATCTGAGGCTGTTATTGTAGAGCTTATAAAAGAAGTTGATACAAAACTTGAGTATATTATTGTAAACGAGGCGGGAGCCAGTGTATATTCTGCAAGTAAGCTGGCGACAGAGGAGTTCCCAAACTTTGATGTAGGTCAAAGATCTGCGGCTTCTATTGCCAGAAGACTTGAAGATCCGCTGGCAGAGCTTGTAAAGATAGATCCAAAATCCATAGGTGTCGGTCAGTATCAGCATGATATGAATCAGAAAAAACTCTCAGAAGCACTTTCAGGAGTTGTAGAGGACTGTGTAAACAAGGTGGGTGTGGATCTCAATACCGCTTCAGCACCTCTTTTAGAGTATATCTCAGGTATTTCAAAGGCTGTTGCCAAAAATATAGTTGTATACAGAGAGGAAAACGGAAGCTTTAAAACGAGAAAAGAGCTTTTAAAGGTTTCTAAGCTTGGACCTAAGGCATTTGAGCAATGTGCAGGTTTCCTTCGAATAAATGACGGTAAAGAGCCGCTTGATATGACAAGTGTGCATCCTGAAAGCTATGAAGCTACAAAAAAGCTTCTAGAGAGTATAGGTTACAGTTCCAAGGATATCACTGTTGCCGGACTTAACGGTATTTCAAAGAAAATTACTGATTTTAAAAAGGTATCCGATGAAATAGGAATAGGTGAGATAACTTTAAAGGATATTGTAAAAGAGCTGGAAAAACCGGGAAGAGACCCTAGAGATGAGATGCAAAAGCCTATACTACGCACTGATGTTATGGAGATGGAAGACTTAAAAGAGGGCATGGTATTAAAGGGCACAGTCAGAAATGTTATTGACTTCGGTGCTTTTGTGGATATCGGAGTACATCAGGACGGACTTGTGCATATATCAAAGCTTAGCAAGAAGTTTATAAAGCATCCTCTTGAAGCAGTGAGTGTAGGAGATATAGTTGAAGTAAGGGTAGACAGCGTAGATCTGAAAAAGAAGAGAATAGCACTGTCTATGGTATTGGATTGA
- a CDS encoding YcxB family protein: MNKIKIDMQLNAKDIWLFSMYHSNRGFLLVFNVLFTIVMYYYIITSWNTLDVPRKIMFVLLANMFLIIQPAMLYLKSAKQARSEAIRAGLSLEMNDEGIVVSSKGESIDFKWESGFRSRIVPGIIIIYVDAVRGYLLPDRYTKEKKEKIVAVLKEKTRVSLL; encoded by the coding sequence ATGAATAAAATAAAGATAGATATGCAGCTTAATGCAAAGGATATATGGCTTTTTTCCATGTATCACAGCAACAGGGGTTTCCTTCTGGTATTTAATGTGCTTTTTACAATAGTAATGTATTATTATATAATCACTTCTTGGAATACGCTTGATGTTCCAAGGAAAATTATGTTTGTTTTATTGGCAAATATGTTTTTGATAATACAGCCGGCAATGCTCTATCTAAAATCTGCAAAACAGGCAAGAAGCGAGGCTATAAGAGCAGGGCTTTCACTTGAGATGAATGATGAGGGAATTGTTGTTTCATCAAAGGGAGAGAGTATTGATTTTAAATGGGAGAGCGGATTTCGTTCAAGGATAGTACCGGGTATTATAATAATATACGTAGATGCTGTCAGAGGTTATTTGCTACCTGACAGATATACAAAGGAAAAGAAAGAAAAAATAGTTGCTGTTTTAAAAGAAAAGACAAGGGTAAGTCTGTTATAA
- the tsaE gene encoding tRNA (adenosine(37)-N6)-threonylcarbamoyltransferase complex ATPase subunit type 1 TsaE, producing the protein MNTRVFESFSDKETFDIAFRIANNLKAKTGSVVVCLDGDLGVGKTVFAKGFGAGLGIKRDIVSPTFNIVKSYEGDKRLHHFDVYRISDISELDEIGFDEFIYDDAIVLIEWSKLIEEALPTNIIRVFISKDLEKGFDYRKIAVEGIDDEDFGN; encoded by the coding sequence ATGAATACAAGGGTATTTGAGAGTTTTTCCGATAAGGAAACATTTGATATTGCCTTTAGGATTGCAAATAATCTGAAGGCAAAAACCGGTTCTGTGGTGGTATGCCTTGACGGGGATCTTGGAGTCGGTAAAACCGTTTTTGCAAAGGGATTCGGTGCGGGACTTGGAATAAAGAGAGATATTGTAAGTCCTACCTTCAATATAGTAAAAAGCTATGAAGGTGATAAAAGGCTGCATCATTTTGACGTGTACAGAATTTCCGATATCTCTGAGCTTGATGAAATAGGATTTGATGAATTTATATATGATGATGCTATAGTCCTTATAGAGTGGTCAAAGCTTATAGAAGAAGCATTGCCGACAAATATTATAAGGGTTTTTATATCAAAGGATCTTGAAAAGGGATTTGATTACAGAAAAATAGCAGTGGAAGGCATAGATGATGAAGATTTTGGGAATTGA
- the tsaB gene encoding tRNA (adenosine(37)-N6)-threonylcarbamoyltransferase complex dimerization subunit type 1 TsaB codes for MMKILGIESAALVASVAIIDENVTIAEYTTNFKKTHSETLLPMLDEIVKMTGVDIKELSAIAISGGPGSFTGLRIGAASAKGLGLALDLPLIHVPTLDAMALNIYSSDALIVPIMDARRNQVYTGIYKNDHQLEVVRESMAVSIDELLDILREIDRKEKIKNIVFLGDGVPVFREYIDENFEIAHDFAPANLNRQRASNIAMLGMEMFKEGKSMVSDDMRPEYLRKSQAERERNVD; via the coding sequence ATGATGAAGATTTTGGGAATTGAAAGTGCTGCATTAGTGGCTTCAGTTGCAATAATAGATGAAAATGTGACAATAGCGGAATATACCACAAATTTTAAAAAGACTCATTCAGAGACATTATTGCCTATGTTGGATGAAATAGTAAAAATGACCGGAGTGGATATAAAAGAGCTTTCAGCTATTGCAATTTCAGGAGGTCCGGGATCATTTACCGGACTTAGAATAGGTGCTGCGAGTGCAAAGGGACTTGGGCTTGCACTTGATTTGCCACTTATTCATGTGCCTACACTTGATGCTATGGCATTAAATATATATTCAAGTGATGCTCTGATTGTACCTATAATGGATGCCAGAAGAAATCAGGTATATACAGGTATATATAAAAATGACCATCAATTGGAAGTAGTAAGAGAGTCTATGGCAGTGTCTATAGATGAATTATTAGATATACTTAGAGAGATAGATAGAAAAGAAAAGATAAAAAACATAGTATTCCTGGGTGACGGAGTGCCGGTATTTAGGGAATATATTGATGAAAACTTTGAAATTGCACATGATTTTGCTCCGGCAAATTTGAACAGACAGAGGGCGTCAAATATTGCAATGCTTGGTATGGAGATGTTTAAAGAAGGGAAATCCATGGTTTCTGATGATATGAGACCGGAATATCTTAGAAAAAGCCAGGCTGAAAGGGAGAGAAATGTGGATTAG
- the rimI gene encoding ribosomal protein S18-alanine N-acetyltransferase, with protein MWIRPMLLSDVEVIRSLESDIFSDAWSENNIKDSIESKFDYCIVIEEDYRVLAYIVFRVNEDEAELFRIATDMQYRGLGCGHKLMNFMISNLRDMKVKKVFLEVRCKNKDAISLYEHYGFKKIGIRKEYYSDPTDDALLMEGYIKC; from the coding sequence ATGTGGATTAGACCCATGCTTCTTTCTGATGTGGAAGTAATAAGAAGCTTAGAAAGTGATATTTTCAGTGATGCCTGGAGCGAAAATAACATAAAAGACTCTATAGAATCTAAATTCGATTACTGCATAGTGATTGAAGAAGACTATAGAGTCTTGGCATATATAGTTTTCAGAGTAAATGAAGATGAAGCGGAGCTGTTTAGAATAGCTACCGATATGCAGTACAGAGGATTGGGCTGTGGACATAAGTTAATGAACTTTATGATTTCAAATCTTAGAGATATGAAAGTAAAAAAGGTTTTTCTTGAGGTCAGATGCAAAAATAAAGATGCCATAAGTCTATATGAGCATTATGGCTTTAAGAAGATAGGTATCAGAAAAGAATATTACTCTGATCCCACAGATGATGCTCTGTTAATGGAAGGATATATAAAATGTTAG